In Microbacterium sp. 1.5R, the following are encoded in one genomic region:
- a CDS encoding DUF58 domain-containing protein has translation MSFSTESRLTRTTAGTSTSTRTSTVTRYDRTRRGPVRGAVFGVRRAARSTERATRAAVAWVRETVTSAGMLVVAALVLCVAAGLLFGWVEAWAVAAIALVLLIACIPFILGTHDYRIELTLDRDRVVAGAEIGATLDVRNNSERLSLPGIVDVPVGDGLVEAHVPLLRPAAHHREQLTIAAHRRGVIDVGPMTITRGDPIGILRRELRWPDVQRIHVHPVTVRLPSTSAGLIRDLEGTPSSTLVDADLSFHAVREYVVGDSQRHVHWKSTAKTGKLMVRQYEESRHARIAIILDLDSESYESDDEFENTVSAAASLALQGVRDGRDVLFSVSNEIPEHSRAELLSIRTLPTVTPKALLDATSTIDPADRVMRLEAVAALTAQSYPDLSIGFLMTGSRMPLERLRHAAITLPAAVEAVAVRSELGEQPTLRTARELAVMTLGALGDLPQMLARGALR, from the coding sequence GTGAGCTTCAGCACCGAGTCCCGTCTGACGCGCACCACGGCGGGCACCAGCACGTCGACGCGCACGTCGACGGTCACGCGCTACGACCGCACGCGCCGCGGCCCCGTCCGCGGCGCCGTCTTCGGCGTGCGTCGGGCTGCTCGCAGCACGGAGCGCGCAACCCGTGCGGCTGTCGCGTGGGTGCGTGAGACGGTCACATCCGCCGGGATGCTGGTCGTCGCGGCGCTGGTCCTGTGCGTCGCCGCCGGGCTGCTGTTCGGCTGGGTCGAGGCGTGGGCGGTGGCGGCGATCGCGCTCGTGCTGCTGATCGCCTGCATCCCCTTCATCCTCGGCACCCACGACTATCGCATCGAGCTGACCCTCGACCGCGACCGCGTGGTCGCCGGTGCCGAGATCGGTGCGACGCTCGACGTGCGCAACAACAGCGAGCGTCTGTCGCTGCCCGGCATCGTCGACGTTCCCGTGGGGGACGGGCTCGTCGAAGCGCACGTCCCCCTGTTGCGCCCCGCCGCCCACCATCGCGAGCAGCTGACGATCGCCGCCCACCGCCGCGGTGTCATCGACGTCGGCCCCATGACCATCACCCGCGGTGATCCGATCGGCATCCTCCGCCGTGAGCTGCGCTGGCCCGATGTCCAGCGCATCCACGTGCATCCGGTCACGGTGCGCCTGCCCAGCACCAGCGCCGGTCTCATCCGCGATCTCGAGGGCACGCCGAGTTCGACCCTCGTCGATGCCGACCTCTCGTTCCACGCGGTGCGCGAGTACGTCGTGGGCGATTCGCAGCGGCACGTGCACTGGAAGTCGACCGCCAAGACCGGCAAGCTCATGGTGCGTCAGTACGAGGAGTCGCGGCACGCTCGCATCGCCATCATCCTCGACCTCGACAGCGAGTCGTACGAGAGCGACGACGAGTTCGAGAACACGGTCAGCGCCGCCGCATCCCTCGCCCTGCAGGGTGTGCGCGACGGTCGTGACGTGCTCTTCTCGGTGAGCAACGAGATCCCCGAGCACAGCCGTGCCGAGTTGCTGTCGATACGCACTCTTCCCACGGTGACTCCCAAGGCCCTCCTCGATGCCACCTCGACCATCGATCCGGCCGACCGCGTGATGCGGCTCGAAGCGGTCGCCGCGCTCACCGCCCAGTCCTACCCCGACCTGTCGATCGGATTCCTGATGACGGGCTCGCGCATGCCGCTCGAGCGTCTGCGCCACGCCGCCATCACTCTGCCGGCGGCGGTCGAGGCGGTCGCGGTGCGCAGCGAACTCGGCGAGCAGCCCACCCTGCGCACGGCGCGCGAACTGGCCGTGATGACGCTGGGCGCACTCGGCGACCTTCCGCAGATGCTCGCCCGCGGAGCACTGCGATGA
- a CDS encoding AAA family ATPase: MTIAAEQAAWFAETFSILTANVEQAILGKRHVIELVLAAAVSGGHVLLEDFPGTGKTALARAIAQTVTGTSTRIQFTPDLLPGDVTGITVYDQKEGAFEFHAGPVFANIVLADEINRASPKTQSALLEVMEEGTVTVDGVTRPVGSPFLVMATQNPIEQGGTYRLPEAQLDRFMIKTSIGYPDEAATMRILQGAAQPKHVLDGIVGVDTILTMAEMTRGVYVNPLVSDYIMRIVDATRRASEVRLGASVRGALALSRLVMTWAAKNGRTFVTPDDVRELAVVALAHRLVLEPEAEFDGVTAVAVVGQILLDVEPPRENGTA; encoded by the coding sequence GTGACCATCGCCGCCGAACAGGCCGCCTGGTTCGCCGAGACGTTCTCGATCCTCACCGCCAACGTCGAACAGGCGATCCTCGGCAAGCGGCACGTGATCGAGCTCGTGCTCGCCGCGGCGGTCAGCGGCGGCCACGTGCTGCTCGAGGACTTCCCCGGCACAGGCAAGACGGCTCTCGCGCGGGCGATCGCGCAGACCGTGACGGGAACGAGTACCCGGATCCAGTTCACGCCCGACCTGCTCCCCGGCGATGTCACGGGCATCACCGTCTACGACCAGAAGGAGGGCGCCTTCGAGTTCCACGCCGGTCCCGTCTTCGCGAACATCGTGCTCGCCGACGAGATCAACCGGGCGAGCCCGAAGACGCAGTCGGCGCTGCTGGAGGTCATGGAAGAGGGCACGGTCACGGTCGACGGCGTCACGCGGCCGGTCGGATCGCCGTTCCTCGTGATGGCCACGCAGAACCCGATCGAGCAGGGCGGCACCTACCGTCTGCCCGAGGCGCAGCTCGACCGCTTCATGATCAAGACGTCGATCGGATACCCCGACGAAGCCGCGACCATGCGCATCCTCCAGGGAGCAGCCCAGCCGAAGCACGTGCTCGACGGCATCGTCGGCGTCGACACCATCCTCACGATGGCCGAGATGACCCGCGGCGTGTACGTGAACCCGCTGGTCTCCGACTACATCATGCGCATCGTCGACGCGACGCGTCGAGCGTCCGAGGTCCGCCTCGGTGCCAGTGTGCGAGGAGCCCTCGCCCTGTCACGTCTCGTGATGACGTGGGCTGCCAAGAACGGTCGCACCTTCGTCACCCCCGACGACGTCCGAGAGCTCGCCGTCGTCGCCCTCGCGCACCGCCTGGTGCTCGAGCCGGAGGCCGAGTTCGACGGCGTCACCGCGGTCGCCGTGGTGGGGCAGATCCTGCTCGACGTCGAGCCGCCGCGCGAGAACGGCACTGCGTGA